The DNA region GGAATAGATGTTGAAAGACAACTTAACCCTAATGGCGGAGCTATAGCTTTAGGTCACCCAGTAGGTGCTTCTGGTTGTAGAATACTTGTTACTTTACTTCATGAGATGGATGCTAAAGGAGCTAAGAGAGGACTTGCTACTTTGTGTATCGGTGGTGGTATGGGTTGTGCTACCATTGTAGAGATGTAATAATTTTGTCGGCAGGTTTAGAGAGTATATTTTTCTAAACCTGTTTTTAATTTATTACAAGATAATGATATTTTATTTAAGGAGAAATTGATGGATTTTGTAAAGTATGAAGAGAAGGGTATGATTGGTGTTATCACTATCAGCAGAGAAAAAGCTCTTAATGCCCTTAACTCTCAAGTTTTAGATGAACTTGATAAAACTTTAGATGCTGTTGATATAAATAATATTAGATGTTTGATATTAACTGGTGCGGGAGAGAAATCTTTTGTTGCTGGTGCTGATATATCTGAGATGAGTAAGGCAAGCAAGATAGAGGGAGAGGCTTTTGGTAAAAAGGGTAATGATGTATTTAGAAAGATAGAAACTTTCCCTATACCTGTTATTGCTGCTGTTAATGGTTTTGCTTTGGGGGGCGGTTGTGAAATAGCTATGAGCTGCGATATACGTATTTGTTCTGATAATGCTATATTTGGTCAGCCTGAAGTTGGACTTGGTATTACTCCTGGTTTTGGCGGTACTCAGAGACTTCCTAGATTAGTGGGAGCTGGTATGGCTAAACAGTTAATATATTCTGCTAAAAACATTAAGGCTGATGAGGCTTATAGGATTGGTTTGGTTAATGCTGTTTATACTCAATCTGAACTTATGCCTCAGGCTGAAAAATTAGCTCAAACTATTGCTAACAATGCTCCTATTGCTGTTCGTAATTGTAAGAGGGCTATTAATAGGGGACTTGATGTTGAGATGGATATGGCTATTATTATAGAAGAAAAGTTATTTGGGGATTGTTTTGAAAGCGAAGACCAGAGAGAGGGTATGGCTGCTTTCTTAGAAAAGAGAAAAGTTGAAAAATTTGTTAATAGATAATAAATTTTTCTTATTTAAATTTAATAAAACTACAAAATTTTTATAAAAAGGAGAAATTAAAATGAAAGTTGGTGTTATAGGTGCTGGAGCTATGGGCTCTGGTATTGCTCAAGCTTTTGCTCAAACTGAAGGTTATGAAGTTTGTTTATGTGATATTAAAGAAGAATTTGCTGCTAGCGGTAAGGCTAGAATTGCTAAAAGTTTTGACGGAAGAATTGCTAAGGGTAAAATGGAAAAAGCTGATGCTGATAAAATTTTATCTAAAATATCTATTGGTTTAAAAGATATTTGTAAAGACTGCGATTTAATCGTTGAGGCTGCTTTTGAAAATATGGAAGTTAAAAAAACTACTTTCAAAGAATTACATGAAATTTGTAAGCCTGATTGTATTTTCTCTTCTAACACTTCTTCACTTTCTATTACTGAAATAGGTGTTGGTATTGGAAGACCTGTTGTTGGTATGCACTTCTTTAACCCTGCTCCTGTTATGAAATTGGTTGAAGTTATTTCTGGTATCAATACTCCTAGAGATGTTGTTGAAAAAATAATCAAAATATCTGAAGAAATTGGAAAAACTCCTGTTGAAGTTAATGAGACTGCTGGTTTCGTTGTTAACCGTATATTAGTACCTATGATTAATGAAGCTATAGAGTTATATTCTATGGGAGTTGCTTCTGTTGAGGGTATAGATAATGCTATGAAACTTGGTGCTAATCACCCTATGGGTCCTTTAGCTTTAGGTGATTTAATTGGTCTTGATATTGTACTTGCTATTATGGAAGTACTTCAAAGAGAAACTGGAGACCCTAAATATAGACCTAGTGCTTTACTTAGAAAAATGGTTCGCGGCGGTTTACTCGGACAAAAAACTGGTAAAGGTTTCTATGAATATTCTAAATAATTAATATATAGTTTGTTTGTTGTTTGCGAAGGGGTTAATTTTAATCTCTTCGCTTTTTTTTTATTTTAAAATATAGTATACTATTTTTATATTATAGAATAAGGATATATATAGTTATGAAATATGGTGAAATTAATAATGAAGGTATAGAAAAGTTGATGGATATTTTTTATGCTAAAATTAGGGTGCATAAAGAATTGGGACCTATATTTAATGAGCATGTTGGAATTGATGATGAGTCTTGGGAGAGACATAAAGAAAAGATTGCTAAGTTTTGGAAAACTATGCTTTTAAATCAAAGACTTTATATGGGTAACCCTGTTCAGCCACATATTAATCTTATGCCTTTCGATATGAACTTATTTGACACTTGGCTTAATCTATTTAAAGAGTGTCTTGATGAAGTATTTGAAGAAGAGCCTTCTAATCATTATTATGAAGTAGCATGCAATATTGCTAAAAACTTTAAGGCGGTATTATTTAATCAGTAATAATTTAATGGCAGGAGATAAAGTTTTTATAATTTTATCTTTTGCCTTATATTTCTGATATATTGCTTCTAATTTTCTTTAATGTATTTTTTATTATTTCAGCATCATTTGGATTGAGTTCTTTTACTATTGTATCTAAAACTTGATTTTCATAATTTTCTATAATAGGTAATTCTTTTTTAGCCTTTTCTGTGAGATATAATGAAAAAGCTCTTTTATCGAGTTTATTTTCTTTTCTTTTTATAAATGATTTAACTTCTAATTTATCTATCATAGCTTTTACAGTATTTTGGTCTTTATCTAGTCTTATAGATAATTCTTTTTGAGATATGCCTTCTTCTTTTGCAAGTTCTTTTAATACAATTAATTGCTCTGGTGTGATATCGAAATTAATTATTTGTTTTCCTATATACTGATATATTTTTCTTGCGGTATAGCATATATCATAGCCTATGTTATTAATAATAATAAACTCCTTATACAATAAAAAATGCTATCATAATTTTTGACTATGATAGCATATAATTTATTTTTTGTTAATATCTAGTATATATCTTTAATTTATTATTTAGCTCTTTCTATTAGGGAGTTCAAATATTTTTCCATTTGTGCTTTTGTCATAATAAATGGATTTGCTTCTCCTTCTTTTAGATTAGCAACTTTTTCTAAATTAGCGTATCCATTATCTGCAAACAGATGTGCTGTTAATGATACTAATGCATTTCTTGAGAGGGCTTCTTTTTTGAAATACTCTGCTGACTCTTTATATTTTGCTACTAATTCTTTTTCTTTTGGAAGTCCTGTTCCGCCCCAAAGTACAGCAGTGTATTCTTTTCCTTTATATTTTACAGGGAATATAAAAGAGCTGCATCCAGCAGTGTGTCCCGGAGTTTCTAATATGGTTATGCTTGTATCTCCAAGTTTTATTACATCTTTATCTTTTGAATATATATCAACTTTTGTTTTTGGAGAGCGTGGAGAGTTTGCTCCAGTATTTAAGTTGTACATCAAGTCTGTATCTGTTTTTGTTAGTACAACTTTAGCAGCATATTTATTTCTTAAATAATTAGCTCCGCCGTAATGGTCTCCATGTCCATGGCTTAATATTATATATTTTAAGTCTTTAGGGTCTAAGCCAAAGCCTTTAATACCTTCTTCTATGAGTTTAGCATCTCTGTCGTCCCACATAGAATCTATTAAAATAAGTCCGTCAGAAGTCTCAATTACCCAAGCAACAACACTTACACTTCCTATGCAGTATACATTATCGAATACTTTAGTAGGTTTTAGGGGTGTGTTGTCATTTAGGTAATCCATAGGTGTTTTCTCAGCAGCAAATACTGAAAAAACTAGCATTAAAAAAATGAAAAAAGTTTTTTGTAATAAATTAATCAAGTTTCTATCTCCTATTAATTATTTATTTTAAATATAGTATGTATACGTATTATTTTCAATATGAAAAATATAATTTTTTGAC from Brachyspira pilosicoli P43/6/78 includes:
- a CDS encoding group III truncated hemoglobin, producing MKYGEINNEGIEKLMDIFYAKIRVHKELGPIFNEHVGIDDESWERHKEKIAKFWKTMLLNQRLYMGNPVQPHINLMPFDMNLFDTWLNLFKECLDEVFEEEPSNHYYEVACNIAKNFKAVLFNQ
- a CDS encoding MarR family winged helix-turn-helix transcriptional regulator, which produces MYKEFIIINNIGYDICYTARKIYQYIGKQIINFDITPEQLIVLKELAKEEGISQKELSIRLDKDQNTVKAMIDKLEVKSFIKRKENKLDKRAFSLYLTEKAKKELPIIENYENQVLDTIVKELNPNDAEIIKNTLKKIRSNISEI
- a CDS encoding enoyl-CoA hydratase-related protein — translated: MDFVKYEEKGMIGVITISREKALNALNSQVLDELDKTLDAVDINNIRCLILTGAGEKSFVAGADISEMSKASKIEGEAFGKKGNDVFRKIETFPIPVIAAVNGFALGGGCEIAMSCDIRICSDNAIFGQPEVGLGITPGFGGTQRLPRLVGAGMAKQLIYSAKNIKADEAYRIGLVNAVYTQSELMPQAEKLAQTIANNAPIAVRNCKRAINRGLDVEMDMAIIIEEKLFGDCFESEDQREGMAAFLEKRKVEKFVNR
- a CDS encoding 3-hydroxyacyl-CoA dehydrogenase family protein, translated to MKVGVIGAGAMGSGIAQAFAQTEGYEVCLCDIKEEFAASGKARIAKSFDGRIAKGKMEKADADKILSKISIGLKDICKDCDLIVEAAFENMEVKKTTFKELHEICKPDCIFSSNTSSLSITEIGVGIGRPVVGMHFFNPAPVMKLVEVISGINTPRDVVEKIIKISEEIGKTPVEVNETAGFVVNRILVPMINEAIELYSMGVASVEGIDNAMKLGANHPMGPLALGDLIGLDIVLAIMEVLQRETGDPKYRPSALLRKMVRGGLLGQKTGKGFYEYSK
- a CDS encoding MBL fold metallo-hydrolase, whose translation is MINLLQKTFFIFLMLVFSVFAAEKTPMDYLNDNTPLKPTKVFDNVYCIGSVSVVAWVIETSDGLILIDSMWDDRDAKLIEEGIKGFGLDPKDLKYIILSHGHGDHYGGANYLRNKYAAKVVLTKTDTDLMYNLNTGANSPRSPKTKVDIYSKDKDVIKLGDTSITILETPGHTAGCSSFIFPVKYKGKEYTAVLWGGTGLPKEKELVAKYKESAEYFKKEALSRNALVSLTAHLFADNGYANLEKVANLKEGEANPFIMTKAQMEKYLNSLIERAK